A single Prevotella sp. E15-22 DNA region contains:
- a CDS encoding TIGR04076 family protein — protein sequence MNKVRITAVRQTVYEDLMAKYENPIEHTCDVRVGQQWVSIDGQQPEGMCPSAWSSMREFVESLARGEGNFYDGWMKNPMSAMISCNDGFRPFSFYIEVI from the coding sequence ATGAATAAAGTAAGAATCACAGCTGTTCGTCAGACTGTCTATGAGGATCTGATGGCGAAATATGAGAATCCCATCGAACACACCTGCGATGTCAGGGTGGGGCAACAGTGGGTTTCCATTGACGGCCAGCAACCTGAAGGCATGTGCCCGTCGGCGTGGAGTTCCATGCGTGAGTTCGTTGAGTCGCTGGCCCGTGGTGAGGGTAATTTTTACGATGGATGGATGAAGAATCCAATGAGTGCGATGATCAGTTGCAACGACGGCTTCCGTCCATTCAGTTTTTATATAGAAGTGATTTGA
- a CDS encoding DUF1294 domain-containing protein, translating to MTFLVYGIDKVKAKHNSWRISEATLLTLAVVGGVIGALLGMKVWRHKTQHKKFKYGVPLILLTQISLVIVLLF from the coding sequence GTGACATTCTTAGTTTATGGCATTGATAAGGTTAAAGCCAAGCACAATAGCTGGCGCATATCGGAAGCTACTTTGCTTACATTGGCAGTTGTCGGTGGTGTCATCGGGGCGTTGTTGGGTATGAAGGTATGGCGGCATAAGACTCAGCACAAGAAATTTAAATACGGAGTACCACTGATTCTGTTGACTCAGATATCGCTCGTTATCGTGTTATTGTTTTAA
- a CDS encoding cation diffusion facilitator family transporter, whose product MNRSQEIIRTSWIGIAANVLLAGFKAAVGVLASSVAIVMDAVNNLSDALSSVITIVGTKLSQRPADRKHPFGFGRIEYFSAIIIAVIVLSAGITSLIESVKKIFDPTEPSYTTTTLVVIVVAIVVKLILGQYVKKKGEQLNSDALIASGSDALFDAVITLATLVSAGVMLLWGVSLDGILGALISIVIIKAGIEMLASPVNELLGTSISADFAKQIQKEVADFEGVHGVFDLILHNYGPDVKIGSLHINVYDTMSAHDIHGLTRRISTQMYVRHGIIMTVGVYAVATGDNRRAELQSQVMQALAAHKDILQVHGFYYSEKHNSLSVDIIPDISVHDEAAFVCQLTTELQPLVPDMKVVIVVDHNYCE is encoded by the coding sequence ATGAATCGTAGTCAAGAAATCATCCGTACCAGTTGGATAGGCATCGCTGCTAATGTGCTGTTGGCGGGGTTCAAGGCCGCAGTGGGCGTTCTGGCCAGCAGTGTGGCTATCGTGATGGATGCCGTGAACAACCTGAGCGATGCGTTGTCGAGTGTCATCACCATTGTGGGCACCAAACTCTCACAGCGTCCTGCCGACAGGAAACATCCCTTTGGCTTTGGTCGCATCGAGTATTTCAGTGCCATCATCATCGCCGTTATCGTGCTCTCCGCGGGTATCACTTCTCTTATTGAGTCGGTGAAAAAAATCTTCGATCCCACGGAGCCTTCGTACACCACAACGACACTGGTAGTCATCGTGGTGGCCATCGTGGTGAAACTCATCCTTGGTCAGTATGTCAAGAAGAAGGGCGAGCAACTGAACAGCGATGCGCTGATAGCCTCCGGCTCTGATGCGCTGTTTGATGCTGTCATCACACTGGCAACACTTGTTTCGGCAGGTGTCATGCTTCTGTGGGGTGTGTCGCTCGATGGTATCCTGGGTGCACTGATATCCATCGTGATTATCAAGGCTGGTATCGAGATGCTGGCCTCACCTGTCAACGAACTGCTTGGAACGAGCATTTCGGCAGACTTCGCCAAACAGATTCAGAAGGAGGTGGCAGACTTCGAGGGCGTTCATGGCGTGTTCGACCTGATACTGCATAACTACGGTCCTGACGTGAAGATAGGTTCGCTACATATCAACGTCTATGATACCATGTCGGCACACGATATTCACGGGCTGACGCGCCGAATCTCCACGCAGATGTATGTGCGTCACGGCATCATCATGACCGTTGGTGTCTATGCTGTTGCCACTGGCGATAACCGCCGTGCCGAGTTGCAATCGCAGGTGATGCAAGCACTCGCTGCCCACAAAGACATTCTTCAGGTACACGGTTTCTATTATTCAGAGAAACACAATTCCCTCTCTGTCGATATCATCCCAGATATCTCCGTCCATGACGAAGCCGCCTTTGTCTGTCAGCTGACGACAGAGCTACAGCCGTTAGTTCCCGACATGAAAGTCGTCATCGTAGTGGATCATAACTACTGTGAGTAA
- a CDS encoding DUF554 domain-containing protein, producing the protein MIGTIVNTATIIIGSIIGSVLHRGVKEKYKEVLYTGLGLASLAIGLNATISHFPQSQYPVLFIISLAIGGVIGTALDIDGRFKRLIDKLQRGKKNNGNRLAEGLSTAILLYCIGPLSMLGPVISALKGDHTFLFTNATLDFVSSMVFASTYGIGMVLAAPVLFCWQGMFWLVAHISSTAVSDALMAELLIVGGLLITGSGLSLLNLKDCKTLNLLPALLVPVVWFLICALV; encoded by the coding sequence ATGATCGGAACAATTGTTAATACAGCTACCATCATTATAGGCAGCATCATAGGTAGCGTGCTTCATCGTGGCGTGAAGGAGAAATATAAGGAGGTACTTTATACAGGATTGGGACTGGCATCGCTGGCCATTGGTTTGAATGCAACCATCAGCCACTTCCCTCAGTCGCAGTATCCTGTACTTTTTATCATATCGCTGGCCATAGGAGGCGTCATTGGCACTGCACTCGACATTGATGGCCGATTTAAGCGTTTGATTGATAAGTTGCAGCGTGGAAAGAAAAATAATGGCAACCGGCTGGCCGAAGGCTTGTCAACTGCCATCCTGCTCTATTGCATCGGCCCGCTGTCGATGCTCGGACCTGTTATCTCGGCCTTGAAGGGCGACCATACCTTTCTGTTTACCAATGCCACGCTCGACTTTGTTTCGTCGATGGTGTTTGCCTCTACTTACGGCATCGGTATGGTTTTGGCAGCACCAGTGCTGTTCTGCTGGCAGGGCATGTTCTGGCTCGTTGCCCATATCAGTAGTACTGCTGTCAGCGATGCGCTCATGGCTGAGTTGTTGATTGTTGGTGGATTGCTCATCACGGGTAGTGGACTCTCGCTGTTGAACCTGAAAGATTGCAAAACGCTTAATCTGCTACCAGCCCTTCTGGTGCCCGTTGTCTGGTTCCTGATATGTGCTCTTGTATGA
- a CDS encoding ZIP family metal transporter, whose protein sequence is MTTTLIIGLLIPLLGTMLGSAFVFFMKGEMSERLQKSLLGFASGVMVAASVWSLLIPAMEMGADSGKWSVMPAAIGFLLGMGFLLMIDELTPHLHIGTDKPEGMRSHLSKTAMLALAVTIHNLPEGMAVGVVFAGADSGATNISLASAVAVSLGIAIQNVPEGAIISMPMRAAGNSRWRSFLIGSLSGAVEPVGAVAVLLLASLLMPMMPYMLAFAAGAMFYVVVEELIPEASSGQHSNLSTIGFAIGFVLMMVLDVVMG, encoded by the coding sequence ATGACAACAACATTAATAATTGGATTGCTGATTCCACTGCTGGGCACGATGCTTGGCTCGGCCTTTGTGTTTTTTATGAAGGGCGAGATGTCGGAACGACTGCAGAAGTCGCTGCTGGGCTTTGCATCGGGCGTGATGGTGGCGGCATCGGTATGGTCGCTGCTGATCCCTGCGATGGAAATGGGGGCTGATAGCGGCAAATGGAGCGTGATGCCTGCTGCCATAGGCTTTCTGCTGGGTATGGGCTTCCTGCTGATGATTGATGAACTGACGCCGCACTTGCATATAGGCACGGATAAACCTGAGGGCATGCGGTCGCACCTGTCGAAGACGGCAATGCTGGCCCTGGCTGTCACCATCCATAACCTGCCTGAGGGTATGGCTGTGGGTGTGGTGTTCGCAGGTGCTGACAGTGGGGCAACGAATATCTCCCTTGCCAGTGCCGTTGCAGTGTCGTTGGGTATCGCCATCCAGAACGTGCCCGAGGGGGCTATCATCTCGATGCCGATGAGGGCGGCAGGCAACAGTCGCTGGCGCTCGTTCCTGATAGGCTCGCTGAGTGGTGCTGTGGAACCTGTTGGTGCTGTGGCCGTTCTCCTGCTGGCATCACTGCTGATGCCTATGATGCCCTATATGCTGGCCTTTGCTGCTGGCGCCATGTTCTATGTGGTGGTAGAGGAACTGATTCCAGAGGCCTCCAGCGGTCAGCACTCTAACCTTAGTACCATCGGCTTTGCCATTGGTTTCGTACTGATGATGGTGCTCGATGTGGTGATGGGGTAG
- a CDS encoding GAF domain-containing protein: MDKIEQYKQLTSQIRSLIEGETDAVAVMSNVAAAIHQTMGFWWTGFYRVAGEELVLGPFQGPVACMHIPFGRGVCGTAWKRAETVVVPDVEQFPGHIACSSESRSEIVVPVFGHDNTVVAVLDIDSRELNTFDETDRQYLEEICKIIIG, translated from the coding sequence ATGGATAAGATTGAACAATACAAACAACTGACTAGTCAGATTCGCTCGCTTATTGAGGGCGAGACAGATGCAGTGGCAGTGATGAGTAATGTGGCTGCTGCCATTCACCAAACGATGGGATTCTGGTGGACTGGATTCTATCGTGTGGCAGGTGAAGAATTGGTGCTTGGACCTTTCCAAGGACCTGTGGCATGTATGCACATCCCCTTTGGAAGGGGTGTCTGCGGCACGGCATGGAAACGGGCAGAGACTGTTGTGGTGCCCGATGTGGAGCAGTTTCCTGGTCATATAGCATGCAGTAGCGAGTCGAGGTCGGAGATTGTCGTACCGGTGTTTGGACATGACAATACGGTTGTTGCCGTACTTGATATTGACAGCAGGGAACTGAACACCTTCGACGAAACAGACCGTCAGTATTTAGAGGAAATCTGCAAGATAATCATAGGTTAA
- a CDS encoding sulfite exporter TauE/SafE family protein, with protein sequence MSFVLSIFLLSIGASFIQRTTGFGFGIFIMTMLPFFMPSYGEATTLSGLLAITTSAAIVWRMRSHVTWSRLWPILLTFIIISSIAIFALTRIEDHILRRILGATLILISIYFMLFSQRIKLPTTKKVQVGAGTLSGLMGGFFGMQGPPAVLYFIQSEPTKEHYMAMTQTYFLIGNLMMTGVRAYNGFFTTTVAIDYFYGLGGVIIGTLLGAYVFKHIPNRIFRYIVYAYICISGVIILITT encoded by the coding sequence ATGAGTTTCGTCCTCTCCATTTTCCTGTTGAGCATTGGCGCCAGTTTCATTCAACGCACCACAGGCTTTGGCTTTGGCATCTTCATCATGACGATGCTGCCGTTCTTCATGCCCAGCTATGGCGAAGCTACAACGCTCTCAGGTCTGCTGGCCATCACCACCTCTGCTGCAATTGTATGGCGTATGCGCAGCCACGTCACCTGGAGCCGCCTCTGGCCAATTCTACTGACGTTTATCATCATATCATCCATCGCCATCTTTGCCCTAACACGCATTGAAGACCACATCCTTCGACGCATCCTTGGTGCGACACTCATCCTTATCAGTATTTACTTTATGCTGTTTAGCCAACGCATAAAACTACCGACAACAAAGAAAGTACAGGTAGGTGCCGGAACGTTAAGCGGATTGATGGGCGGCTTTTTCGGCATGCAAGGCCCGCCTGCCGTGCTTTATTTCATTCAGAGTGAGCCAACGAAAGAGCACTATATGGCAATGACGCAGACTTACTTTTTGATTGGAAACCTAATGATGACTGGCGTGAGAGCCTATAACGGTTTCTTCACTACCACCGTTGCCATAGACTATTTTTATGGTCTCGGCGGAGTCATCATTGGCACGCTTCTGGGCGCCTATGTCTTCAAGCATATCCCCAACCGCATTTTCCGCTACATCGTTTATGCCTACATCTGTATCAGTGGAGTCATCATACTGATAACAACCTAA
- the eno gene encoding phosphopyruvate hydratase, whose product MKIEKIHAREILDSRGNPTVEVEVTLENGVMGRAAVPSGASTGENEALELRDGDKERYLGKGVLKAIDNVNNVIAPALKGDCVLEQRAIDYKMLALDGTPTKSKLGANAILGVSLACAQTAAKALNIPLYRYIGGCNAYTLPVPMMNIVNGGAHSAAPIAFQEFMIRPVGASNEREAIRMGAEVFHNLAKLLKARGLSTAVGDEGGYAPNFDGIEDALDTIVEAIKKAGYEPGKDVKIAMDCAASEFATCENGQWFYDYRQLKNGAKKDPNGKKLSADEQIAYLEQLITKYPIDSIEDGLDENDWENWVKLTKKIGDRCQLVGDDLFVTNTKFLEKGIKMGAANSILIKVNQIGSLTETLEAIEMAHRHGYTTVTSHRSGETEDTTIADIAVATNSGQIKTGSLSRTDRMAKYNQLIRIEEELGDTAAYGYQRLK is encoded by the coding sequence ATGAAAATTGAAAAGATTCATGCAAGAGAAATCCTCGATTCAAGAGGTAATCCAACAGTAGAGGTAGAGGTAACACTCGAGAACGGTGTGATGGGGCGCGCCGCTGTACCATCAGGTGCATCGACTGGCGAAAACGAGGCCCTAGAACTGCGTGATGGCGACAAAGAGCGCTATCTGGGTAAGGGTGTGCTGAAGGCCATTGACAACGTCAACAATGTGATTGCACCTGCGCTGAAGGGTGACTGCGTGCTGGAGCAGCGCGCCATCGACTATAAGATGCTGGCACTCGACGGCACTCCTACAAAGTCTAAGTTGGGTGCTAACGCAATTCTTGGCGTTTCGCTGGCTTGTGCTCAGACTGCGGCTAAGGCACTGAACATACCCCTTTACAGATATATTGGTGGCTGTAATGCATACACACTGCCCGTACCTATGATGAACATCGTGAATGGTGGTGCACACTCGGCTGCTCCTATTGCTTTCCAGGAGTTTATGATTCGTCCGGTAGGTGCCAGCAACGAGCGCGAGGCTATCCGCATGGGTGCTGAGGTGTTCCACAATCTGGCCAAGTTGCTGAAGGCTCGCGGACTTTCTACTGCAGTAGGCGATGAGGGTGGCTATGCCCCTAACTTCGACGGCATCGAGGATGCACTCGACACCATTGTAGAGGCTATTAAGAAGGCTGGTTACGAGCCAGGTAAGGACGTGAAGATTGCTATGGACTGTGCTGCATCTGAGTTTGCTACCTGCGAAAACGGACAGTGGTTCTACGACTATCGCCAGTTGAAGAACGGTGCAAAGAAAGATCCTAACGGAAAGAAACTCTCGGCCGACGAGCAGATTGCCTATCTTGAGCAGCTCATCACCAAATATCCTATCGACTCTATCGAGGACGGACTCGACGAGAACGACTGGGAAAACTGGGTAAAACTGACCAAGAAGATTGGCGACCGCTGTCAGTTGGTGGGCGACGACCTGTTTGTTACCAACACTAAGTTCCTGGAGAAGGGTATTAAGATGGGCGCTGCCAACTCGATATTGATTAAAGTGAACCAGATTGGTTCGTTGACAGAGACCTTGGAGGCTATTGAAATGGCTCATCGACACGGCTATACCACAGTGACCTCTCACCGATCAGGTGAAACAGAGGACACCACGATCGCCGACATCGCAGTGGCCACAAACTCTGGACAAATCAAGACTGGTTCACTTTCTCGTACAGACCGTATGGCCAAGTACAATCAGTTGATCCGCATCGAGGAGGAACTGGGTGATACAGCAGCCTACGGCTACCAGCGACTGAAATAA
- a CDS encoding RidA family protein: MKEVISTKAAPAAIGPYSQAIKVGNLVYTSGQIPINPATGSFAEGGIKEQTRQSLTNVKAILEEAGLTMADVVKTTVFMADMNDFADMNAVYAEFFAEPYPARSAVAVKTLPKGALVEIEVVAEAK, from the coding sequence ATGAAAGAAGTTATCAGCACAAAGGCTGCACCCGCTGCCATTGGCCCATACAGTCAGGCCATCAAAGTAGGTAATCTCGTATATACCTCTGGTCAGATTCCCATCAATCCTGCCACTGGCAGCTTTGCCGAGGGAGGCATCAAGGAACAAACCCGTCAGTCACTGACCAACGTGAAGGCTATTCTTGAAGAAGCCGGCCTAACAATGGCCGATGTAGTAAAGACAACCGTCTTCATGGCCGACATGAACGACTTTGCCGACATGAATGCCGTCTATGCCGAGTTTTTCGCAGAGCCATATCCTGCCCGTTCTGCTGTAGCCGTCAAGACTCTCCCCAAAGGTGCATTAGTTGAGATTGAAGTTGTGGCTGAAGCAAAATAG
- a CDS encoding permease has protein sequence MSIHNFLLSLLNVVCEMAPYLLLGFFIAGVLHVFVPQRFYANYLSRKNKFSVLWAALLGVPLPLCSCGVIPTAIGLRNEKASKGAIASFLIATPQTGIDSILATFSLMGLGFAIIRPTAALITGVCGGLLVNRLVSEDDIKDDVTTSCQVESGNRIWRVLKYAYYDMLRDIGLRLLIGLVVAALIQVAVPDEFFLSFGSQPLLQMLVILVIAVPMYICSTGSIPVAAALMMKGLSPGAALVMLMAGPAVNLASILVVHKSMGRCFTSVYLMTIVGFAVLFGVLLNATGILNSQLSIINSHAACCMDTSALPSLFKIVCAIVLTLLIIFALMMKFFSKFTSKRPLDPDVTVYRVEDMHCSHCEAAVVRAVEDLPGVEKAKASASANTLSIKGTATEEVIRAAVEGIGYTFKGRM, from the coding sequence ATGAGTATACACAACTTCTTACTATCACTCTTGAACGTGGTTTGCGAGATGGCTCCCTATCTGTTGTTGGGATTCTTCATCGCAGGGGTGCTGCATGTGTTCGTGCCGCAAAGGTTCTATGCCAATTATCTTTCGCGAAAAAACAAGTTTTCAGTGTTATGGGCGGCACTACTGGGTGTACCACTGCCGCTGTGTTCGTGCGGAGTAATCCCTACGGCTATCGGACTTAGAAATGAGAAGGCTTCGAAAGGTGCCATCGCTTCGTTTCTGATTGCCACACCGCAGACGGGCATCGACTCCATCCTGGCTACATTCTCGCTGATGGGACTGGGCTTCGCCATTATCCGTCCTACGGCAGCACTTATCACGGGCGTTTGTGGTGGACTGCTTGTGAACCGATTGGTTAGCGAGGATGATATAAAGGACGATGTGACTACTTCGTGCCAAGTGGAAAGCGGCAATAGAATTTGGCGCGTGCTGAAATATGCCTACTATGATATGCTTCGCGACATCGGCTTGCGACTGCTCATCGGTCTTGTTGTGGCAGCATTGATTCAGGTGGCTGTGCCTGATGAATTCTTCCTTAGCTTTGGCAGTCAACCGCTATTGCAGATGCTGGTGATATTGGTCATCGCTGTACCCATGTATATCTGTTCTACGGGTAGCATCCCCGTGGCAGCGGCATTGATGATGAAAGGACTTTCGCCAGGAGCGGCATTGGTGATGCTGATGGCAGGTCCTGCCGTTAATCTCGCCTCCATCCTCGTTGTGCATAAGTCCATGGGTCGTTGCTTTACATCGGTTTATCTGATGACCATCGTTGGCTTTGCTGTTCTCTTCGGAGTGCTGCTCAATGCTACGGGAATTCTCAATTCTCAATTGTCAATTATCAATTCTCATGCGGCTTGCTGCATGGATACATCCGCTCTGCCCAGTCTGTTTAAGATTGTTTGCGCCATTGTATTAACATTATTAATTATATTTGCTCTTATGATGAAGTTTTTCAGCAAGTTTACCAGCAAAAGGCCCTTAGACCCCGATGTGACCGTCTATCGTGTTGAGGACATGCATTGCAGTCATTGCGAAGCTGCCGTAGTACGTGCCGTCGAAGATCTCCCTGGTGTAGAGAAGGCTAAGGCCAGTGCCTCTGCCAACACCCTTAGCATCAAAGGCACTGCCACCGAAGAAGTTATCCGTGCTGCCGTTGAAGGTATTGGTTATACGTTCAAGGGTCGAATGTAG
- the rsmI gene encoding 16S rRNA (cytidine(1402)-2'-O)-methyltransferase, with translation MGILYIVPTPVGNMEDMTMRAIRILKEADLVLAEDTRTSGVLLKHFEIKNQLMSHHKFNEHGTSAGVVQRLLAGQNVALISDAGTPGISDPGFFLVREAVRAGVEVQTLPGPTAFVPALVSSGLPCDRFVFEGFLPQKKGRKTRLESLVNEERTMIFYESPYRVVKTLEQFAEFYGSDRQVSVCREISKVHEESVRGTLAEVIAHFKETEPRGEIVIVLEGKKD, from the coding sequence ATGGGAATACTTTATATTGTACCCACACCTGTGGGCAACATGGAGGATATGACGATGCGTGCCATCCGCATCCTGAAGGAAGCTGATCTGGTGCTGGCCGAGGATACTCGTACGTCGGGTGTCCTACTGAAGCATTTTGAGATAAAGAATCAGTTGATGTCGCATCATAAGTTCAATGAGCATGGCACCAGTGCAGGTGTGGTTCAGCGTCTGCTGGCTGGTCAGAATGTGGCGCTGATTAGTGATGCAGGTACGCCTGGCATCAGTGACCCAGGTTTCTTTCTGGTGCGCGAGGCTGTCAGAGCCGGAGTCGAGGTGCAGACACTGCCTGGACCAACGGCGTTTGTGCCAGCCTTGGTGAGTAGTGGCTTGCCTTGCGACCGTTTCGTTTTTGAGGGCTTCCTGCCCCAGAAGAAAGGTCGTAAGACACGCTTGGAGTCGCTGGTCAATGAGGAGCGTACGATGATATTCTATGAATCACCCTATCGTGTGGTAAAGACATTGGAGCAGTTTGCCGAGTTTTATGGCAGCGACCGACAGGTGAGTGTCTGTCGTGAGATCTCCAAGGTGCACGAAGAGAGTGTTCGTGGAACACTGGCCGAGGTAATCGCTCACTTTAAGGAAACGGAGCCTCGTGGCGAGATAGTGATTGTGTTGGAAGGAAAAAAGGATTAA
- a CDS encoding flavin reductase family protein, whose product MKEINYKDMKFNPFNLFGDEWMLVTAGNEQKCNTMTVSWGHLGCLWGHNDPTAVVYLRQSRYTKEFVDREGYFTLCVMDKSFKKQMAYLGSASGRDEDKISKAGLTPVYADNTVWFEQAKLVLVCKKVFQSELQESGFLCQDTLDQHYAQGDFHTMYVGKIEKILARDDEYLG is encoded by the coding sequence ATGAAAGAGATTAATTACAAAGACATGAAGTTCAATCCGTTCAACCTGTTTGGTGATGAATGGATGTTGGTGACGGCAGGCAACGAGCAGAAGTGTAACACGATGACGGTTTCTTGGGGACACCTGGGATGTCTGTGGGGACATAACGACCCAACGGCAGTTGTTTATTTGCGTCAGTCGCGCTATACCAAGGAGTTTGTTGACAGGGAGGGCTACTTCACGCTCTGCGTCATGGATAAGTCGTTTAAGAAGCAGATGGCCTACCTTGGCAGCGCTTCTGGGCGCGATGAGGACAAGATCTCAAAGGCTGGTCTCACCCCTGTCTATGCTGATAATACCGTTTGGTTTGAGCAGGCTAAGTTGGTATTGGTTTGCAAGAAGGTATTTCAGTCGGAGTTGCAGGAGAGCGGATTCCTTTGTCAGGATACCCTCGATCAGCACTATGCCCAGGGCGACTTCCATACGATGTATGTCGGCAAGATTGAGAAGATACTGGCCAGGGATGATGAGTATCTTGGATAG
- a CDS encoding DUF4250 domain-containing protein, which produces MEYLPKDPAILVSSVNMLLRDEEFDTLESLCYNFGTEPKEIKDYLYGHGFVYSEKQRQFRPIGYDALTR; this is translated from the coding sequence ATGGAATACTTGCCAAAAGATCCTGCTATATTGGTTTCGAGTGTGAACATGCTGCTGCGTGATGAGGAGTTTGACACGCTGGAGTCGCTATGCTATAACTTTGGAACAGAACCGAAAGAGATTAAGGATTACTTGTATGGGCACGGATTTGTGTACAGTGAGAAACAAAGACAGTTTCGCCCGATAGGTTATGACGCATTGACACGATGA
- a CDS encoding thymidine kinase, translating into MTTNLTGEAHRPGRIEVVCGSMFSGKTEELIRRMRRAQFAKQRVEIFKPAIDVRYSQEDVVSHDQKHIQSTPIDSSASILLLAEDIEVVGIDEAQFFDDGIVDVCNQLANRGVRVIVAGLDMDYQGIPFGPMPALCAIADEVTKVHAICVKCGSLAYVSHRKVQNDKRVLLGETQEYEPLCRECYQKAIKNNE; encoded by the coding sequence ATGACAACAAATCTAACGGGTGAGGCACACCGCCCAGGAAGAATAGAAGTTGTGTGCGGTTCGATGTTCTCGGGAAAGACAGAGGAGCTTATCCGAAGAATGCGTCGAGCTCAGTTTGCCAAGCAGCGGGTTGAGATTTTCAAGCCCGCCATCGATGTGCGTTATTCGCAGGAAGACGTTGTGAGCCACGACCAGAAACACATCCAGTCAACACCTATCGACTCCTCTGCCAGTATTCTACTGTTGGCAGAAGATATTGAGGTGGTGGGTATTGACGAGGCACAGTTTTTTGACGATGGCATTGTTGACGTATGTAACCAACTGGCCAACCGTGGTGTGCGCGTTATCGTGGCTGGACTCGACATGGACTATCAAGGCATTCCCTTCGGCCCCATGCCAGCCCTTTGTGCCATTGCCGACGAAGTAACCAAAGTGCATGCCATCTGTGTGAAATGCGGCTCGCTGGCCTATGTCAGTCACCGCAAGGTACAAAACGACAAGCGCGTACTTCTGGGCGAAACGCAGGAATACGAGCCGCTGTGCCGTGAATGCTATCAGAAAGCAATAAAGAACAACGAGTAA
- a CDS encoding AI-2E family transporter, protein MYDKPITFDTFVRWLGYGLLAIAIVCLLNYLGSVLLPFAAAWFIAYLLYPVVKFVQYKLHVPGRVLSIVVTLILVIAILCGIGWLIIPPMIEQFQKLGDLVSTYIRNAAHIKNIPEAVSQWTNEHHQELEEYLMSENFSESVRNAIPKMFSMVGQTASIIISLIASLITLLYMFFILMDYEYLTDSWIKIFPKKSRPFWSVLAKDAERELSNYIRGQGMVAFIMGVLFCIGFTIIDFPMAIGLGILIGILDLVPYLHTFALIPTALLALLKAADTGQNFWIIFAMAVAVFAIVQVIIDLIITPYIMGKAMRLNPAILLLSLSVWGALLGFIGLIIALPATTLIIAYYQRYVTREDEETMEKIAITEENTAKKEKSSE, encoded by the coding sequence ATGTACGACAAACCTATCACTTTCGACACCTTTGTACGCTGGTTAGGCTACGGTCTGCTGGCCATTGCCATCGTCTGCCTTCTCAACTACCTGGGAAGTGTTCTGCTGCCCTTTGCCGCAGCATGGTTCATAGCCTACCTACTCTACCCTGTCGTCAAGTTCGTACAGTACAAGCTTCACGTTCCGGGTAGGGTACTCAGCATCGTCGTCACCCTGATTCTTGTCATCGCTATCCTTTGCGGCATCGGATGGCTCATCATTCCACCCATGATTGAGCAGTTCCAAAAGTTAGGCGACCTTGTGAGCACCTATATTCGCAATGCTGCACACATCAAGAACATACCTGAGGCCGTGAGCCAATGGACGAATGAGCATCATCAGGAACTCGAAGAATACCTGATGAGCGAGAACTTCAGCGAGAGTGTCAGGAATGCCATTCCCAAGATGTTCAGCATGGTGGGCCAGACGGCCAGCATCATCATCAGCCTCATCGCCTCACTCATCACCCTACTCTATATGTTCTTCATCCTCATGGACTACGAGTATCTGACAGACAGTTGGATAAAGATCTTCCCAAAGAAGAGTCGCCCGTTCTGGAGTGTACTGGCTAAAGATGCCGAACGTGAGCTGAGCAACTACATCCGTGGTCAAGGCATGGTTGCCTTCATCATGGGCGTTCTTTTCTGCATAGGCTTCACCATCATCGACTTCCCCATGGCCATTGGCCTCGGCATACTCATCGGCATTCTTGACCTTGTGCCCTATCTACACACCTTCGCCCTGATTCCCACTGCCCTACTGGCTCTTCTCAAAGCCGCGGACACAGGACAGAATTTCTGGATTATCTTCGCCATGGCAGTTGCGGTCTTTGCCATTGTCCAGGTTATCATCGACCTGATTATCACCCCATACATCATGGGTAAGGCCATGCGCCTCAACCCCGCCATTCTTCTTCTGTCACTGTCGGTTTGGGGTGCATTATTAGGCTTTATCGGCCTCATCATTGCGCTACCTGCCACCACCCTCATCATTGCGTACTATCAACGATATGTCACCCGTGAAGACGAGGAAACGATGGAAAAAATCGCTATAACAGAGGAAAATACCGCCAAAAAAGAAAAATCATCCGAATAA